A window of Bacilli bacterium contains these coding sequences:
- the cysK gene encoding cysteine synthase A, translated as MAKIYDSITQAIGDTPLVRLNRVVPQDSAEIYLKLEYQNPGSSVKDRIALYMIEEAEKEGKLRPGDTIVEPTSGNTGIGLALVAAAKGYKAILIMPDTMSMERRNLLRAYGAELILTPGAEGMKGAIRKAEELTAGKSGYFLPQQFKNPANVKAHRETTGPEIVDAIKSKGGKLDAFISGIGTGGTITGAGPVLRKHFPDIKIYAVEPAGSPVLSGGQPGPHKIQGLGAGFIPDILDTSVYDGVITVENEEAFETSRRVAREEGILGGISSGAAIFAALKVAKELGAGKRVVAIIPSNGERYLSTPLYQFD; from the coding sequence ATGGCCAAAATTTATGATAGCATCACACAAGCGATCGGAGACACGCCGCTTGTCCGCTTGAATCGGGTCGTGCCGCAGGACAGCGCGGAGATTTACCTGAAGTTGGAGTACCAAAATCCGGGGTCAAGCGTAAAAGACAGAATTGCACTATATATGATTGAAGAAGCGGAAAAGGAAGGGAAATTGCGGCCTGGCGATACGATTGTCGAGCCGACCAGCGGCAATACGGGGATCGGCCTGGCTTTGGTAGCCGCCGCTAAAGGATACAAGGCGATACTGATCATGCCGGATACGATGAGCATGGAGCGCCGCAATTTGTTGCGCGCTTACGGCGCCGAATTGATCTTGACGCCGGGTGCCGAAGGCATGAAGGGCGCGATCCGCAAAGCGGAAGAACTGACGGCAGGCAAATCGGGATACTTTTTGCCACAGCAGTTCAAAAACCCGGCGAACGTGAAAGCCCATCGGGAAACAACGGGTCCGGAAATCGTCGATGCCATCAAATCCAAGGGCGGCAAGCTGGACGCGTTTATTTCCGGCATCGGCACGGGCGGGACCATTACCGGGGCGGGACCGGTTCTCCGCAAGCATTTTCCGGACATCAAAATCTATGCCGTCGAGCCTGCCGGGTCGCCGGTTTTGTCGGGGGGCCAGCCGGGGCCGCATAAGATTCAGGGCTTGGGCGCGGGATTTATTCCGGATATTCTCGACACTTCGGTTTACGACGGCGTTATCACGGTAGAAAATGAAGAAGCGTTTGAAACTTCGCGCAGAGTTGCCCGCGAGGAAGGCATTCTCGGCGGTATTTCCTCCGGCGCGGCTATTTTCGCGGCATTGAAAGTGGCCAAGGAATTGGGGGCAGGCAAACGGGTCGTGGCCATCATCCCAAGCAACGGCGAACGTTACCTGAGCACTCCGTTGTATCAGTTTGACTAA
- the pabA gene encoding aminodeoxychorismate/anthranilate synthase component II: MILVIDNYDSFTYNLVQYLGEIGEEVVVRRNDAVTLDEIAGLNPDHILLSPGPCTPNEAGICLALIAGFAGKIPILGVCLGHQSIGQAFGGKVVRAAQMMHGKTSEIFHDGKTVFAGLPSPFSATRYHSLIVERNSLPACLEISAETKDGEIMGLRHKEYAVEGVQFHPESIITDHGMQLLRNFLAIRANQAGATS, from the coding sequence ATGATCCTCGTTATCGACAATTACGACTCATTTACGTACAATTTGGTGCAATACCTGGGGGAAATTGGCGAAGAGGTTGTCGTTCGCCGCAATGACGCCGTCACTTTGGATGAGATTGCGGGGTTAAATCCCGACCATATTTTGCTTTCGCCGGGACCCTGCACACCGAATGAAGCCGGCATCTGCCTTGCGTTAATCGCCGGTTTTGCCGGCAAAATCCCGATTCTGGGCGTCTGTCTCGGCCATCAGTCGATTGGCCAGGCATTCGGCGGCAAGGTGGTGCGCGCGGCCCAAATGATGCACGGCAAAACTTCGGAAATTTTTCACGACGGGAAAACGGTATTTGCCGGACTTCCGTCTCCTTTTTCGGCGACGCGTTATCATTCCCTGATCGTTGAGCGTAATTCGCTTCCCGCATGCCTGGAAATCAGCGCGGAAACGAAAGATGGCGAAATTATGGGATTGCGGCATAAGGAATACGCGGTGGAGGGAGTACAGTTTCATCCCGAGTCGATTATAACCGACCACGGCATGCAGCTTTTGCGCAATTTTTTGGCCATCCGCGCCAATCAAGCCGGCGCGACATCGTGA
- the folP gene encoding dihydropteroate synthase, which translates to MGQIWQIGGHTFEWGARTYVMGILNVTPDSFSDGGKFVTLDAALRHAEQLIAAGADMIDIGGESTRPGFRPVPADEELRRVIPVIEAIRARFSIPISIDTYKAITARQALEAGAHIINDIWGLKADREMAAVAAQWDCPVIIMHNRKDMDYTDFVADVKRDLRQSVAIAEQAGVKRERIILDPGIGFAKNHEHNLQMMKHLAELRELGFPLLLGTSRKRFIRNTLGLPVDDVVEGTAATVVLGIAAGCDIVRVHDVKEIKRSVAMADAIVRFRENAAQPV; encoded by the coding sequence ATGGGGCAAATATGGCAAATAGGCGGCCACACATTTGAATGGGGCGCCCGCACTTATGTGATGGGCATCTTGAATGTGACGCCGGATTCATTTTCCGACGGGGGGAAATTCGTTACGCTTGATGCGGCGTTGCGCCATGCGGAACAACTGATCGCCGCCGGCGCGGATATGATCGATATAGGCGGCGAATCGACACGACCGGGGTTTCGGCCGGTTCCGGCGGACGAAGAGCTGCGCCGGGTCATCCCGGTTATTGAAGCGATCCGTGCCAGATTTTCCATCCCCATTTCGATCGATACTTACAAGGCGATAACCGCCAGGCAAGCGCTGGAAGCCGGCGCGCATATCATCAATGATATATGGGGCCTGAAGGCGGATCGGGAAATGGCCGCGGTTGCCGCCCAATGGGATTGTCCGGTCATTATCATGCATAACCGCAAGGATATGGACTACACTGACTTTGTGGCCGACGTGAAGCGGGATTTGCGCCAGAGCGTCGCCATCGCCGAACAGGCCGGAGTGAAAAGGGAGCGGATTATTCTGGATCCCGGAATCGGCTTTGCCAAAAACCACGAGCATAATTTGCAAATGATGAAACATTTGGCGGAACTGCGCGAACTGGGCTTTCCTTTGCTGCTCGGCACTTCCCGCAAACGGTTCATCCGCAACACGCTGGGGCTGCCTGTCGACGACGTGGTCGAAGGAACGGCGGCGACGGTTGTGCTCGGCATCGCCGCCGGCTGCGATATTGTGCGGGTTCATGATGTAAAGGAAATCAAACGTTCTGTCGCCATGGCGGATGCGATTGTGCGTTTTCGGGAGAATGCGGCGCAGCCGGTATGA
- the folK gene encoding 2-amino-4-hydroxy-6-hydroxymethyldihydropteridine diphosphokinase — MTDRHKPNADVCGGERARMDKIAKHIARSNLETYTKTSEADTNPTDSDICNYPRRERTAYISLGSNVGDRAQYLYAALRDLKASPGIRVEICSSVYETEPVGYTEQPDFLNMVAKLATTLAPLSLLDRLQRIESAHGRTRTIRWGPRSLDLDLLCYENERMDSPRLTLPHPRMLERAFVLVPLAEIFKRENSVRLAFVTEALAKLEGKEDVKLWTKAGWQGEFGLTEN, encoded by the coding sequence ATGACCGACCGGCACAAACCGAATGCGGATGTTTGCGGAGGCGAGCGGGCGCGAATGGATAAAATCGCGAAACATATTGCGCGTTCCAACTTGGAAACATATACTAAAACTAGCGAAGCCGACACAAATCCGACAGATAGCGACATTTGCAACTATCCGCGGCGTGAACGTACGGCCTATATTTCCCTGGGATCCAATGTGGGCGACCGCGCGCAATATTTGTATGCGGCGTTGCGGGATTTAAAGGCCTCGCCGGGAATTCGCGTCGAAATTTGTTCCAGCGTCTATGAAACGGAACCGGTTGGATATACCGAACAACCCGACTTTTTAAATATGGTCGCCAAACTGGCGACGACACTCGCGCCGCTTTCGCTTTTGGATCGATTGCAGCGAATCGAATCCGCGCACGGGCGTACGCGGACGATTCGCTGGGGCCCGCGCTCGCTTGACCTCGACCTTTTGTGCTACGAAAACGAGCGCATGGACAGCCCGCGATTAACACTTCCGCATCCGCGCATGCTGGAACGAGCCTTTGTGCTCGTTCCGCTGGCGGAAATATTCAAGCGTGAGAACAGCGTACGGCTTGCATTTGTAACAGAAGCGTTGGCGAAATTGGAAGGAAAGGAAGACGTTAAACTTTGGACGAAGGCCGGTTGGCAAGGCGAATTCGGGCTTACCGAAAATTGA
- a CDS encoding helix-turn-helix transcriptional regulator, producing the protein MDEGRLARRIRAYRKLKGYTQHELADRLGVSIAILGSIERGTRRADPKMIQSISEALGIDKDELISSSN; encoded by the coding sequence TTGGACGAAGGCCGGTTGGCAAGGCGAATTCGGGCTTACCGAAAATTGAAAGGCTATACGCAACATGAATTGGCGGATCGGCTTGGCGTATCCATTGCCATTCTCGGTTCCATCGAACGGGGCACCCGTCGGGCCGACCCGAAAATGATCCAGAGCATCTCGGAGGCTCTGGGCATCGATAAAGACGAATTGATCTCAAGCAGCAATTGA
- the dusB gene encoding tRNA dihydrouridine synthase DusB — MLKIGSIELENSVVLAPMAGVCNPAFRLIAKEFGCGLVCAEMVSDKAIVHGNERTLEMLYVDEREKPLSLQIFGGDKNTLVAAARFVDRNTNADIIDINMGCPVPKVTKCDAGAKWLLHPEKIEEMVAAVVAAVAKPVTVKMRMGWDAEHIYAVDNARAVERAGAKAVSIHGRTREQMYTGKANWDIIREVKQAVAIPVIGNGDVFAPEDAKRMLETTGCDGVMIGRGALGNPWMLYRTVEFLRTGVIPPEPTPREKARIAILHLDRLISLKGEHTAVKEMRKHMAWYLRGLPDSARVKEALLKQTTRAGMIGILNEYIETISNGETVLA, encoded by the coding sequence GTGCTTAAAATCGGTTCCATCGAATTGGAAAATAGCGTCGTCTTGGCGCCAATGGCCGGCGTGTGCAATCCCGCTTTTCGCTTGATCGCCAAAGAATTCGGCTGCGGGTTGGTGTGCGCGGAGATGGTCAGCGACAAGGCGATCGTGCATGGCAACGAACGCACGCTGGAGATGCTGTATGTCGATGAACGGGAGAAACCGCTCAGCTTGCAAATTTTCGGCGGGGATAAAAACACGCTTGTCGCCGCCGCCCGATTTGTCGATCGGAATACTAACGCCGATATCATCGATATCAATATGGGCTGCCCTGTGCCCAAGGTCACCAAATGCGACGCCGGAGCCAAGTGGCTGCTTCATCCGGAAAAAATCGAAGAAATGGTGGCGGCTGTTGTCGCGGCGGTTGCGAAACCCGTCACCGTCAAAATGCGCATGGGCTGGGACGCGGAGCATATTTACGCGGTGGACAACGCCAGAGCGGTGGAACGGGCGGGGGCAAAAGCGGTTAGCATCCATGGCAGAACGCGCGAGCAAATGTACACCGGCAAGGCCAACTGGGACATTATCCGGGAAGTGAAACAGGCTGTAGCGATACCGGTAATCGGAAACGGCGACGTTTTTGCACCGGAAGATGCGAAAAGGATGCTGGAGACGACCGGGTGCGACGGCGTCATGATTGGCCGCGGCGCGCTTGGCAATCCGTGGATGCTTTATCGCACCGTGGAGTTTTTGCGCACGGGCGTCATTCCGCCCGAACCGACGCCGCGGGAGAAAGCGCGGATCGCCATTTTGCACCTCGACCGGCTGATTTCGCTGAAAGGCGAGCATACCGCCGTGAAAGAGATGCGCAAGCATATGGCGTGGTATTTGCGCGGGCTTCCCGATTCCGCGCGGGTAAAGGAAGCCTTGCTGAAACAAACGACCCGTGCAGGCATGATCGGCATTTTAAACGAATATATTGAAACGATAAGCAATGGGGAGACCGTTTTGGCTTGA
- the greA gene encoding transcription elongation factor GreA, with protein sequence MSEKEVILTQDGLKKLEEELENLKSVKRREVAERIKIAIGYGDISENSEYEDAKNEQAFIEGRIITLEKMLRNARIINSDEIDTDVVSIGSKVTLKDLEFGDVLEYTIVGTAESDPSQNKISNESPVGKAILGKKKGSTVDVNVPAGVIQYKIIDIKK encoded by the coding sequence ATGTCTGAAAAAGAAGTGATTCTGACCCAGGACGGTTTAAAGAAGCTGGAAGAAGAACTGGAAAACCTGAAATCGGTCAAACGGCGGGAAGTCGCCGAACGGATTAAAATAGCGATTGGTTATGGAGACATCAGCGAAAACTCGGAATACGAAGACGCCAAGAATGAACAGGCATTCATTGAAGGCCGCATCATCACTCTGGAAAAAATGCTGCGCAACGCGCGCATCATCAACAGCGACGAAATCGATACGGACGTGGTGAGCATCGGCTCCAAAGTAACGTTAAAAGATCTGGAATTCGGCGATGTTTTGGAATATACGATTGTCGGAACAGCCGAATCCGATCCGTCGCAAAACAAAATTTCCAATGAAAGTCCGGTTGGCAAAGCGATTCTTGGCAAGAAAAAAGGCTCCACCGTCGATGTCAACGTTCCGGCCGGCGTCATCCAATACAAAATTATCGACATTAAGAAATAA